The following are from one region of the Jatrophihabitans telluris genome:
- the purL gene encoding phosphoribosylformylglycinamidine synthase subunit PurL, with translation MANYNVDTVKDAKKNPKLEQPYAELGLADNEYARIREILGRRPTSSELAMYSVMWSEHCSYKSSKVHLRQFGDKVPAQAKDVLLVGMGENAGVVDVGEGYAVTFKIESHNHPSFVEPHQGAATGVGGIVRDILTMGARPVAVMDSLRFGPANAADTARVLPGVVAGVGGYGNCLGLPNIGGEVVFDPTYLGNPLVNALCVGVLKKDEIKLAKAEGPGSKVVLFGARTGGDGIGGASVLASATFEAEGERKRPAVQVGDPFAEKVLIECCLEIFAADLVTGIQDLGAAGLSCATTELAAAGTGGMSVDLDRAPLRDETLVPEEILMSESQERMMAVVTPENLGAFMDVCKKWDVTATVIGEVNNSGRLTMRWHGDKIVDVPPRTLAHEGPVYQRPISRPYDQDALNGEHGNGLPRPNTGEKLRATALRLMASPNLADKSWITDQYDRYVLGNTVLAQPEDSGMIRVSENSNLGLALATDGNGRYTRLDPYTGAQLALAEAYRNVATTGAKPLAVTNCLNFGSPEDPAVMWQFSEAVRGLADGCQQLGIPVTGGNVSFYNQTGTSPILPTPVIGVLGLIADVHQRTPIAFNHDGDHLFLLGDTADEFGGSEWAHVVHGFLGGKPPAVDLERERVLAEVLVEASGRQLVSAAHDLSDGGLFVALAESALRGKTGVRVSVPEGLDPFVFLFSESAGRAVVAVPRGQVEAFTALCGDKNVPAVNIGRTDILETAIDVAGQFRLPVSEIRRAWSETLPALFG, from the coding sequence ATGGCGAACTACAACGTGGACACCGTCAAGGACGCCAAGAAGAACCCGAAGCTCGAGCAGCCCTACGCCGAGCTGGGCCTGGCCGACAACGAGTACGCCCGCATCAGGGAGATCCTGGGCCGCCGGCCCACCAGCAGCGAGCTGGCGATGTATTCGGTGATGTGGTCCGAACACTGTTCGTACAAGTCGTCGAAGGTCCACCTGCGTCAATTCGGGGACAAGGTGCCGGCTCAGGCCAAGGACGTCCTGCTCGTCGGCATGGGCGAGAACGCCGGCGTGGTCGATGTCGGCGAGGGCTACGCGGTCACCTTCAAGATCGAATCGCACAACCATCCTTCCTTCGTCGAACCGCACCAGGGCGCGGCCACGGGCGTGGGCGGCATCGTCCGGGACATCCTGACCATGGGTGCGCGGCCGGTCGCGGTGATGGACTCGCTCCGGTTCGGGCCTGCGAACGCCGCGGACACCGCACGGGTGCTGCCCGGTGTCGTCGCCGGAGTCGGCGGCTACGGCAACTGCCTGGGCCTGCCGAACATCGGGGGCGAGGTCGTCTTCGATCCGACCTACCTCGGCAATCCGCTGGTCAACGCCCTGTGTGTCGGCGTCCTGAAGAAGGACGAGATCAAGCTGGCCAAGGCCGAGGGGCCTGGCAGCAAGGTCGTGCTGTTCGGCGCCCGCACCGGCGGTGACGGCATCGGCGGGGCGAGCGTGCTGGCCAGTGCGACCTTCGAGGCAGAGGGTGAGCGCAAGCGACCGGCGGTCCAGGTCGGTGACCCGTTCGCGGAGAAGGTGCTCATCGAGTGCTGTCTGGAGATCTTCGCCGCCGATTTGGTGACCGGCATCCAGGATCTCGGTGCGGCCGGCCTTTCCTGCGCGACGACCGAACTGGCAGCCGCCGGAACGGGTGGCATGTCGGTGGACCTCGACCGCGCGCCGTTGCGGGACGAGACGCTGGTGCCCGAAGAGATCCTGATGAGTGAGTCCCAGGAACGCATGATGGCCGTGGTCACGCCCGAAAACCTCGGCGCGTTCATGGACGTCTGCAAGAAGTGGGACGTCACCGCCACCGTCATCGGCGAGGTCAACAACTCCGGCCGCCTGACCATGCGCTGGCACGGCGACAAGATCGTCGACGTCCCGCCGCGCACGCTGGCCCATGAGGGCCCGGTCTACCAGCGGCCGATCAGCCGGCCCTACGACCAGGACGCTCTCAACGGAGAGCACGGTAACGGCCTGCCCCGCCCCAACACCGGCGAGAAGCTCCGGGCCACCGCACTGCGGCTGATGGCGAGCCCGAATCTGGCCGACAAGTCGTGGATCACCGATCAGTACGACCGGTACGTGCTCGGCAACACGGTGCTGGCGCAGCCGGAGGACTCGGGCATGATCCGGGTGAGCGAGAACTCGAACCTCGGGCTGGCCCTGGCCACCGACGGAAACGGCCGGTACACCAGGCTCGATCCGTACACCGGGGCTCAGCTCGCGCTGGCGGAGGCCTACCGCAACGTCGCCACCACCGGCGCCAAACCGCTGGCGGTCACGAACTGCCTCAACTTCGGCTCGCCGGAGGATCCGGCCGTGATGTGGCAGTTCTCCGAGGCTGTTCGCGGCCTGGCCGACGGCTGCCAGCAGCTGGGCATTCCGGTGACCGGCGGCAATGTCAGCTTCTACAACCAGACCGGGACGTCACCGATCCTGCCGACCCCGGTCATCGGCGTACTCGGCCTGATCGCCGACGTTCACCAACGCACTCCGATCGCGTTCAACCACGACGGCGATCACCTGTTCCTGCTCGGCGACACCGCGGACGAGTTCGGCGGGTCCGAGTGGGCCCACGTCGTCCACGGCTTCCTAGGGGGCAAGCCGCCCGCGGTGGACCTCGAACGCGAGCGGGTGCTGGCCGAAGTCCTCGTCGAGGCGTCCGGTCGGCAACTGGTATCGGCCGCGCACGATCTGTCCGACGGAGGCTTGTTCGTCGCCCTGGCCGAATCGGCGCTGAGGGGTAAGACGGGCGTGCGGGTCAGCGTGCCCGAGGGGCTGGACCCGTTCGTGTTCCTGTTCTCCGAGTCGGCCGGACGCGCTGTGGTCGCGGTACCCCGCGGCCAGGTCGAGGCGTTCACCGCGCTGTGTGGGGACAAGAATGTGCCGGCCGTCAACATCGGCCGGACCGACATCCTGGAGACGGCGATCGACGTCGCCGGGCAGTTCCGGTTGCCGGTCTCGGAGATCCGCCGGGCCTGGAGCGAGACGCTGCCGGCCCTGTTCGGCTGA
- the purQ gene encoding phosphoribosylformylglycinamidine synthase subunit PurQ, producing MAIRVGVVTFPGSLDDRDALRAIRIAGAEPVPLWHGEKWLSDVAAVVLPGGFSYGDYLRAGAIARFSPAMESIIDGARQGMPVLGICNGFQVLCEAHLLPGALIRNDHRKFVCRDQRLRIENADTLWTSGYQQGQEIVIPLKNGEGGYVADENTLNELESEGRVVARYLQDNPNGSYRDIAGISNAEGNVVGLMPHPEHAVEDLTGPAGHGTDGLPFFTSILQKLVGI from the coding sequence GTGGCTATTCGCGTTGGCGTCGTGACCTTCCCCGGCAGTTTGGACGATCGTGATGCACTTCGCGCGATCCGGATCGCGGGAGCCGAACCAGTTCCGCTCTGGCACGGCGAGAAGTGGTTGTCCGACGTCGCCGCCGTGGTTCTGCCCGGCGGCTTCTCCTACGGTGACTACCTGCGCGCGGGCGCCATCGCCCGCTTCTCCCCCGCCATGGAGTCGATCATCGACGGCGCCCGGCAGGGCATGCCGGTACTGGGAATCTGCAACGGATTCCAGGTGCTGTGCGAGGCGCATCTGCTGCCCGGCGCGCTGATCCGCAACGACCATCGCAAGTTCGTCTGCCGCGACCAGCGCCTACGGATCGAGAACGCCGACACGCTCTGGACGTCGGGCTACCAGCAGGGTCAGGAGATCGTCATCCCGCTCAAGAACGGCGAGGGCGGCTACGTCGCGGACGAGAACACCCTCAACGAACTCGAATCCGAGGGCCGGGTGGTGGCCCGCTACCTGCAGGACAATCCGAACGGGTCGTACCGCGACATCGCCGGCATCAGCAACGCCGAGGGCAACGTCGTCGGCCTGATGCCCCATCCCGAGCACGCGGTCGAGGATCTGACCGGCCCCGCGGGCCACGGGACGGACGGCCTGCCCTTCTTCACCTCCATCCTGCAGAAACTGGTAGGCATCTAA
- the purS gene encoding phosphoribosylformylglycinamidine synthase subunit PurS, whose amino-acid sequence MTRVVVDVVMKPEILDPQGQAILGALGRLGIEGVNSVRQGKHFELDVDDNLDDETLTRLADTLLANPVIEDFTIRR is encoded by the coding sequence GTGACGCGAGTCGTCGTCGACGTCGTGATGAAGCCCGAGATTCTCGACCCGCAGGGCCAGGCGATCCTGGGCGCGCTGGGTCGGCTCGGGATCGAGGGCGTCAACTCCGTCCGGCAGGGCAAGCATTTCGAGCTGGACGTCGATGACAACCTCGACGACGAGACCCTCACACGGCTGGCCGACACGCTTCTGGCGAATCCGGTCATCGAGGACTTCACGATCCGCCGCTGA
- a CDS encoding GNAT family N-acetyltransferase, whose translation MLYGDRVTLRAMSSADYPRMTEFKNDVEVELLSGGAAPRPRSLAMLSEFFDELVKEKDSFGFVIEADGTCIGDIGLFHLDRLSATAEVGIGIGDKDYWGKGYGREAMRLIVEYGFRMQNLRKIWLETHATNERALRCYQAVGFVEEGLQRSHVYSGGEYVDLVLMGLLRTDWDRRGAA comes from the coding sequence GTGCTGTACGGAGACCGGGTGACCTTGCGGGCGATGAGCTCGGCTGACTACCCGCGCATGACCGAGTTCAAGAACGACGTCGAGGTCGAGTTGCTGTCCGGGGGTGCAGCTCCGCGCCCACGGTCGCTGGCGATGCTGAGCGAATTCTTCGACGAGTTGGTCAAGGAGAAGGACAGTTTCGGCTTCGTCATCGAGGCCGACGGCACGTGCATCGGCGACATCGGACTGTTTCATCTCGACCGGCTCAGTGCCACCGCCGAAGTCGGCATCGGCATCGGTGACAAGGATTACTGGGGCAAGGGCTACGGCCGCGAGGCCATGCGGCTGATCGTCGAATACGGCTTCCGAATGCAGAACCTGCGCAAGATCTGGCTGGAGACCCACGCGACCAACGAGCGCGCCCTCCGGTGCTATCAGGCGGTCGGCTTCGTCGAAGAGGGGCTGCAGCGCTCCCACGTCTACTCCGGCGGCGAGTATGTGGACCTGGTGCTGATGGGACTTCTCAGGACGGACTGGGACCGCCGCGGCGCGGCATAA
- a CDS encoding phosphoribosylaminoimidazolesuccinocarboxamide synthase, with product MDRHDGLTHVHSGKVRDLYATETGHLVMVAGDRISAYDHVLPTPIPDKGRILTAMTVWWFDQLSGLVDNHLVSYDDELIPESWRGRALLCTRLDMIPVEAVARGYLAGSGLSEYRAGGAVCGVPLPPGLVDGSRLPAPIFTPATKAAVGEHDENVSFEVVARQIGRERADELRELTLSIYTRAAEIAAERDILLADTKFEFGLNPSSGSMVLADEVLTPDSSRFWPAETYQPGRTQPSFDKQYVRDWLTSPASGWDRGSDLPPPPLPDEVAAATRQRYVEAYERLTGLRFSDWLAPRG from the coding sequence CTGGATCGGCACGACGGGCTGACCCACGTGCACTCGGGCAAGGTACGCGACCTCTACGCCACCGAGACCGGCCATCTGGTGATGGTCGCCGGTGACCGGATCTCGGCCTACGACCACGTGCTGCCGACGCCGATCCCGGACAAGGGCCGGATCCTCACCGCGATGACGGTGTGGTGGTTCGATCAGCTGTCCGGCCTGGTCGACAACCATCTCGTGTCCTACGACGACGAGCTGATCCCCGAGTCCTGGCGTGGTCGTGCCCTGCTCTGCACGCGACTGGACATGATCCCGGTCGAAGCGGTGGCCCGGGGTTATCTGGCCGGTAGTGGCCTTAGCGAGTACCGGGCCGGTGGCGCCGTGTGCGGAGTGCCCCTGCCGCCTGGCCTGGTCGACGGGTCGCGGCTTCCCGCGCCGATCTTCACCCCGGCCACCAAGGCCGCCGTCGGAGAGCATGACGAGAACGTCAGCTTCGAGGTGGTCGCCCGCCAGATCGGTCGCGAGCGTGCGGACGAACTGCGAGAGCTCACCCTCAGCATCTACACGCGGGCCGCTGAGATCGCCGCCGAGCGTGACATCCTGCTCGCCGACACCAAGTTCGAGTTCGGCCTGAACCCCTCGTCCGGCTCGATGGTGCTCGCCGACGAGGTGCTCACCCCCGACTCCTCGCGCTTCTGGCCGGCCGAGACCTACCAGCCGGGACGGACCCAGCCGAGCTTCGACAAGCAGTACGTCAGGGACTGGCTGACCTCGCCCGCCTCCGGATGGGACCGCGGCTCGGACCTGCCGCCGCCGCCGTTGCCCGACGAGGTGGCCGCCGCGACCCGGCAGCGATATGTGGAGGCGTACGAGCGCCTTACCGGGCTACGGTTCTCGGACTGGCTGGCGCCGCGCGGCTGA
- the purB gene encoding adenylosuccinate lyase: MAVLFSPENKIVLERQLWLAVLTAQRDLGISTPDGAIEAYAKVVDQGIAAVDLSSIAARERVTRHDVKARIEEFNELASTDQIRELIHRGMTSRDLTENVEQLQVRQALALVRTKVLAVLVRLARRAAEYETLVLAGRSHNVAAQATTLGKRFATVADELLVALGRLDDLLARYPLRGIKGPVGTAQDMLDLLDSDAAKLAELEQRVAAHLGFERVLTSVGQVYPRSLDFDVLSALVQVAAAPSSFAKTVRLMAGNELVTEGFKPGQVGSSAMPHKMNTRSAERINGFAVILRGYAAMVGELAGDQWNEGDVSCSVVRRVALPDAFFALDGLLETTLTVLDEFGAFPAVIARELDRYLPFLATTKVLMAAVRAGRGREQAHEAIKEHAVRVALDMREQGAADNDLIARLAADERLGLDETSLRAELADPLAFTGAAQAQVQAVIAAVELALSSEPAAADYVPEPIL, encoded by the coding sequence ATGGCCGTCCTCTTCAGTCCGGAAAACAAGATCGTGCTCGAGCGGCAGCTGTGGCTGGCCGTCCTCACCGCTCAGCGAGACCTCGGCATCAGCACGCCCGACGGGGCCATCGAGGCGTACGCCAAGGTGGTCGACCAGGGCATCGCCGCCGTTGACCTGTCCTCGATCGCAGCTCGCGAGCGGGTCACCCGGCACGATGTGAAGGCCCGCATCGAGGAGTTCAACGAGCTCGCCAGCACGGACCAGATCCGCGAACTCATCCACCGGGGCATGACGAGCCGGGACCTGACCGAGAACGTCGAACAGCTGCAGGTTCGCCAGGCGCTGGCTCTGGTCCGCACGAAGGTGCTGGCCGTGCTCGTCCGGCTGGCCCGCCGTGCGGCCGAGTACGAGACCCTGGTGCTGGCCGGTCGTTCGCACAACGTCGCAGCCCAGGCCACCACCTTGGGCAAACGCTTTGCGACGGTGGCCGACGAACTGCTTGTGGCCCTGGGCCGGCTGGACGACCTGCTCGCGCGGTATCCGCTGCGGGGGATCAAGGGCCCGGTCGGGACCGCCCAGGACATGCTCGACCTGCTCGATTCCGACGCCGCGAAGCTGGCCGAGCTCGAGCAACGGGTGGCGGCGCACCTGGGCTTCGAGCGGGTGTTGACCTCGGTCGGGCAGGTTTATCCCCGCTCACTCGACTTCGACGTCCTCAGCGCCTTGGTCCAGGTCGCGGCGGCCCCGTCGTCGTTCGCCAAGACGGTGCGCCTGATGGCCGGCAACGAGCTGGTGACCGAAGGCTTCAAACCCGGGCAGGTCGGTTCGAGCGCGATGCCGCACAAGATGAACACCCGTTCGGCCGAGCGGATCAACGGCTTTGCCGTCATCCTGCGCGGCTATGCGGCCATGGTGGGCGAGCTGGCCGGCGATCAATGGAACGAGGGGGACGTCTCCTGCTCGGTGGTTCGCCGGGTCGCCCTGCCGGACGCGTTCTTCGCCCTCGACGGCCTGTTGGAGACGACGCTCACCGTGCTCGACGAGTTCGGTGCCTTCCCGGCCGTGATCGCCCGCGAGCTCGACCGGTACCTGCCCTTCCTCGCCACGACCAAGGTCCTGATGGCGGCGGTCCGCGCCGGGCGCGGTCGCGAGCAGGCTCATGAGGCGATCAAGGAGCACGCCGTCCGTGTCGCGCTGGACATGCGCGAGCAGGGCGCGGCCGACAACGACCTGATCGCCCGGCTGGCGGCCGACGAGCGACTCGGCCTGGACGAGACGTCCCTGCGTGCGGAGCTGGCCGACCCACTCGCCTTCACCGGCGCCGCCCAGGCGCAGGTCCAGGCCGTGATCGCCGCGGTGGAGCTGGCCCTGTCCAGCGAACCCGCCGCGGCTGACTACGTGCCCGAACCCATCCTCTGA
- a CDS encoding bifunctional metallophosphatase/5'-nucleotidase produces MSRRQILASAAVTGAGAALWAAGAATASASAPAEHPDRFTLTVLGTTDTHGNVFNWDYFKDAEYDDAAHNDIGLAKIATLIAAVRDERGRCTTLTLDAGDTIQGTPLSYYYAKIDPITAGPVHPMAAAMNAIGYDAAALGNHEFNYGVALLRKFQAQLHHPLLGANALDWNTGEPAFPEYVIKKVPVGPKASHHGHGHGHDHGREAEHVSVGIVGLVTPGCAIWDKANLDGRITFNGIVEQAAELIPRVKRAGADIVIVSCHSGASTSSSYGDALPWPENASTLLAANVPDIDAILVGHAHVEIEQRYVQNTQTGRQVLLSEPLKWGERLTVMDLDLQRDRHGRWSVSTATATLLNANTAAEDAHIVKILTAAHEKTRTYVNGVIGKSAAAMSAATSRYQDTAAIDFINYIQADAVTKATGTSLPVLSIAAPFNAEAAIPAGDVTVRDVAGLYIYDNTLEAIQFTGAQVRAYLEFSATYFKQVSGSGPFAAADVTNAVTPTAPGGTPDYNYDIMGGLGTSAGTRLTYDIDIAKAPGSRIVNLAYGGAAVADEQQFLIAINNYRASGGGNFPGVTTAPVVYNAQVEIRQLIIDWVSAVGTIDPSVFASVDWRLLANGQPITITG; encoded by the coding sequence ATGAGCCGCCGTCAGATTCTCGCCTCCGCCGCCGTCACCGGCGCCGGCGCTGCGCTCTGGGCAGCCGGGGCTGCCACCGCCTCGGCGAGCGCGCCGGCCGAGCACCCGGATCGCTTCACCCTGACCGTGCTCGGGACCACGGACACCCACGGCAACGTCTTCAACTGGGACTACTTCAAGGACGCCGAGTACGACGACGCCGCGCACAACGACATCGGCCTGGCCAAGATCGCGACCCTGATAGCGGCGGTGCGCGACGAGCGTGGGCGCTGCACCACCCTGACCCTGGACGCCGGCGACACGATCCAGGGCACTCCGCTGTCGTACTACTACGCCAAGATCGATCCGATCACGGCCGGTCCCGTCCACCCGATGGCCGCCGCGATGAACGCCATCGGCTACGACGCGGCGGCGCTGGGCAACCACGAGTTCAACTACGGCGTGGCGCTGCTGCGCAAGTTCCAGGCCCAGTTGCACCACCCGCTGCTCGGCGCCAACGCGCTCGACTGGAACACCGGCGAGCCTGCGTTTCCCGAGTACGTGATCAAGAAGGTGCCGGTGGGTCCCAAGGCTTCGCACCACGGCCACGGTCACGGCCACGACCACGGTCGCGAAGCTGAGCACGTCTCAGTCGGCATCGTCGGCCTCGTCACCCCCGGCTGCGCCATCTGGGACAAGGCGAATCTCGACGGAAGGATCACCTTCAACGGCATCGTCGAGCAGGCGGCCGAACTGATCCCACGGGTGAAGCGAGCCGGAGCCGACATCGTCATCGTGTCCTGCCACTCGGGAGCGAGCACGTCCTCCTCATACGGCGACGCGCTGCCGTGGCCGGAGAACGCCTCCACCCTGCTCGCGGCGAACGTGCCCGACATCGACGCCATCCTGGTCGGGCACGCCCACGTCGAGATCGAGCAGCGCTACGTCCAGAACACCCAGACCGGCAGGCAGGTCCTGCTGTCCGAGCCGTTGAAGTGGGGCGAGCGACTGACTGTCATGGACCTGGACCTGCAGCGCGACCGCCACGGGCGGTGGTCGGTGTCCACCGCGACCGCGACCCTGCTCAACGCGAACACCGCCGCCGAGGACGCCCACATCGTCAAGATCCTCACAGCCGCGCACGAGAAGACCCGCACCTACGTCAACGGCGTGATCGGCAAGTCCGCCGCGGCGATGTCGGCGGCCACCTCCCGCTACCAGGACACCGCAGCCATCGACTTCATCAACTACATCCAGGCCGACGCGGTGACGAAGGCGACTGGCACATCCCTGCCGGTGCTGTCGATCGCGGCTCCGTTCAACGCCGAGGCCGCCATTCCGGCCGGTGACGTGACCGTGCGCGACGTCGCCGGGCTCTACATCTACGACAACACCCTCGAGGCGATCCAGTTCACCGGAGCGCAGGTGCGGGCCTACCTGGAGTTCTCCGCGACCTACTTCAAGCAGGTCAGTGGCAGCGGACCGTTCGCCGCAGCCGACGTCACGAACGCCGTCACGCCCACCGCGCCGGGCGGGACACCGGACTACAACTACGACATCATGGGTGGTCTGGGCACCTCGGCGGGGACCCGGCTGACCTACGACATCGACATCGCCAAGGCGCCGGGGTCCCGCATCGTGAACCTGGCCTACGGCGGCGCGGCAGTGGCCGACGAGCAGCAGTTCCTGATCGCGATCAACAACTACCGCGCCTCCGGCGGCGGCAACTTCCCCGGGGTCACGACCGCTCCGGTGGTCTACAACGCCCAGGTGGAGATCCGGCAGCTGATCATCGACTGGGTCAGCGCGGTCGGGACCATCGACCCGTCCGTCTTCGCCTCGGTGGACTGGAGACTGCTCGCCAACGGCCAGCCGATCACGATCACCGGCTGA
- the purD gene encoding phosphoribosylamine--glycine ligase, which yields MRVLVVGSGAREHALCLSLSADPAVTALICAPGNAGTASVAEQRPVQPTDPAAVAALAGEVSADLVIIGPEAPLVAGVADAVRGAGIACFGPSGAAAQLEGSKAFAKDVMTAAGVPTAGAYVCETPEEASHALDEFGPPYVVKDDGLAAGKGVVVTSDRAVALAHAAACGRAVIEEFLDGPEVSLFCVTDGSAVVPLQPAQDFKRIFDHDEGPNTGGMGAYSPLDWLPVGTVADVVARVAQPTVDELARRGIPFSGLLYVGLAMTGNGPKVIEFNARFGDPETQVVLALLETPLAGVLYAAATGRLAEVPPLRWSDGAAVTVVIAAARYPDPPRLDDPITGGDQPGVIHAGTRRDADGVLRASGGRVLSATATGQTLAEARDAAYRLVDSIDLPGGQHRTDIGLKAVQGGITVSR from the coding sequence ATGCGCGTTCTCGTCGTCGGGTCCGGGGCCCGTGAGCATGCCCTGTGCCTGTCGTTGTCGGCCGACCCCGCGGTCACGGCCCTCATCTGCGCGCCCGGTAATGCCGGCACCGCCTCGGTCGCCGAGCAGCGTCCGGTGCAGCCGACGGACCCGGCTGCCGTGGCCGCGCTGGCCGGTGAGGTGTCCGCCGATCTGGTGATCATCGGCCCGGAGGCTCCGCTCGTGGCGGGCGTGGCCGATGCGGTGCGCGGGGCCGGCATCGCCTGCTTCGGCCCGTCCGGGGCGGCGGCTCAGCTCGAGGGCAGCAAGGCTTTCGCCAAGGACGTCATGACCGCGGCCGGGGTGCCGACCGCGGGCGCCTACGTGTGCGAGACGCCGGAGGAGGCCTCGCACGCCCTGGACGAGTTCGGGCCGCCCTACGTGGTGAAGGACGACGGGCTGGCCGCCGGGAAGGGTGTCGTGGTCACCTCCGATCGAGCCGTTGCTCTGGCGCACGCGGCGGCCTGTGGGCGGGCGGTCATCGAGGAGTTTCTGGACGGCCCCGAGGTCTCGCTGTTCTGCGTGACCGACGGGTCCGCGGTGGTGCCGCTGCAGCCGGCTCAGGACTTCAAGCGGATCTTCGACCACGACGAGGGGCCGAACACCGGCGGTATGGGGGCCTACTCACCGTTGGACTGGCTGCCGGTGGGCACCGTCGCCGATGTGGTGGCCCGGGTGGCCCAGCCGACCGTGGACGAGCTGGCCCGACGAGGCATCCCGTTCTCAGGGCTGTTGTACGTGGGACTGGCGATGACCGGCAACGGTCCGAAGGTCATCGAGTTCAACGCGCGCTTCGGCGATCCGGAGACCCAGGTCGTCCTCGCACTGCTGGAGACCCCGCTGGCCGGCGTCCTCTACGCGGCGGCGACCGGTCGGCTGGCGGAGGTCCCGCCGCTGCGGTGGTCCGACGGCGCCGCGGTCACGGTGGTCATCGCGGCGGCGCGGTATCCGGATCCGCCGCGGCTGGACGATCCGATCACCGGCGGGGACCAGCCGGGCGTCATCCACGCCGGAACGCGCCGTGACGCCGACGGGGTCCTACGCGCGTCCGGAGGCCGGGTGCTGTCGGCGACCGCGACCGGTCAGACGTTGGCCGAGGCGCGGGACGCCGCTTACCGGCTGGTGGACTCGATCGACCTTCCCGGCGGGCAGCACCGGACCGACATCGGTCTGAAGGCGGTCCAGGGAGGCATCACCGTCAGCCGGTGA
- a CDS encoding adenylosuccinate synthase codes for MPAIVLVGAQWGDEGKGKATDLLGSSVDYVVKFNGGNNAGHTIVINGEKFALHLLPSGILSENCVPVIGNGVVIDLEVLFSEIEALEARGRSAAKLVISADAHVIPPYNTTLDKVTERFAGSRRIGTTGRGIGPTYADKMNRVGIRVQDLFDEEILRGKVTAALNLKNQILAKIYNRRAMDVDSVVAELLSYADRLRPMVVDSALLLHHALDEGKTVLLEAGQATMLDVDHGNYPFVTSSSATAGGACTGSGIPPTRVSSVIAVVKAYSTRVGEGPFPTELHDEWGERLRSVGGEFGTTTGRPRRTGWYDAPIARYAARINGVTDFVLTKLDVLTGIESIPVCVAYDVDGRRVEDIPMTQRDFAVATPIYESFPGWTEDISKARSMQDLPDTCQAYVRALEKISGARISVIGVGPGRDESIVLHDLLA; via the coding sequence ATGCCAGCGATCGTTCTGGTCGGCGCTCAATGGGGCGACGAAGGCAAGGGCAAGGCCACCGATCTCCTCGGATCCTCGGTGGACTACGTGGTGAAGTTCAACGGCGGCAACAACGCCGGGCACACGATCGTCATCAACGGCGAGAAGTTCGCGTTGCACCTGCTTCCGTCCGGGATTCTCTCCGAGAACTGCGTGCCGGTCATCGGCAACGGCGTGGTCATCGACCTGGAAGTGTTGTTCAGCGAGATCGAGGCCCTCGAGGCGCGCGGACGATCCGCGGCGAAGCTGGTCATCTCCGCCGACGCCCACGTCATCCCGCCGTACAACACGACGCTGGACAAGGTGACCGAACGCTTCGCCGGCAGCCGCCGGATCGGCACCACCGGCCGGGGGATCGGCCCCACCTACGCCGACAAGATGAATCGCGTCGGCATCCGGGTGCAGGATCTCTTCGACGAGGAGATCCTGCGGGGCAAGGTCACCGCCGCGCTGAACCTGAAGAACCAGATCCTGGCCAAGATCTACAACCGCCGGGCCATGGACGTCGACTCGGTCGTGGCCGAACTGTTGTCCTACGCCGACCGGCTGCGGCCGATGGTCGTCGACTCTGCGCTCCTGCTCCACCACGCGCTGGACGAGGGCAAGACCGTGCTGCTGGAGGCCGGCCAGGCCACCATGCTCGACGTCGACCACGGCAACTACCCGTTCGTCACGTCGTCCTCGGCGACGGCCGGCGGCGCCTGCACCGGCAGCGGCATCCCGCCCACCCGCGTCTCGTCGGTCATCGCGGTCGTGAAGGCGTACTCGACCCGCGTCGGGGAGGGACCGTTTCCGACCGAACTGCATGACGAGTGGGGCGAACGCCTGCGGTCGGTGGGTGGCGAGTTCGGTACGACGACGGGACGGCCACGGCGCACCGGTTGGTACGACGCGCCGATCGCCCGCTACGCCGCACGGATCAACGGGGTCACCGACTTCGTGCTCACCAAGCTGGACGTGCTGACCGGGATCGAATCCATTCCGGTCTGTGTGGCCTACGACGTGGACGGCCGCCGAGTGGAGGACATCCCGATGACCCAGCGGGATTTCGCGGTCGCCACGCCGATCTATGAGAGCTTCCCCGGCTGGACCGAGGACATTTCCAAGGCGCGGTCGATGCAGGACCTGCCCGACACCTGCCAGGCCTACGTGCGTGCGCTGGAGAAGATCTCGGGTGCGCGGATCTCGGTCATCGGGGTCGGCCCGGGGCGCGACGAGTCGATCGTCCTGCACGATCTGCTGGCCTGA